The Scleropages formosus chromosome 9, fSclFor1.1, whole genome shotgun sequence DNA segment GGAAAGccgcacagacacagggagaatatgcaaactctacacaaactgagctggatgaGAACCTACACCGAACTCCAACCAACCAATGTGAATCACTAAACATTGCCCTGCTGCCCCCTTGCAAACTTAATTTCATTATGTTATAAACATTTCTACATCAAACTATCACAGCATGTCTCCACCCAGGGTGAACAGGGCCCCTGGCACCTGGATAGAGTGTGGATCTCCACAACCCTGCACGCACAGGCTGTTactataatgaatgaatgaatgaatgaaaagagaagaattaatttcagaaataatcTCGGTTACAAATGCTagaaaatttaaagtaaaattcaTAAACTGTACCTATTATAGTTTTATAGGACAATTTAACTATTTAATCATAATCCCGATGCTTCTGTTTCTACAGgttcctttaaaataaaaatgtggtcCTAAAACAGCGTTCGTCGACCCCGCGTCTGAAACACGCCCACGTGTTCTGAAGTGCTGATGCAGTGGCCTTGCGCGATGACGTCAGACGCAACCTATGGGGGATCACGCGAGGAAGACGCAAAGAGGGCAGGGAATTGAAACTAAATCCAGAGGCGAACAAAGTCCAGGAAAGCGGAGAAACGCCGACAGACGTTCGCGGAAAGAGGGGTGCAGGGCAAATTTGCGGCAAGTTACGCAGAATCCTGTCGGTATTCGTACAAAATTTTCTACATATACACGTACACACGCTGGTGGTATATGTGTGGCGCCGTCAGCGGAGCATGGACAACAACACTAAGCGGACCGTGGTGGTGACAGGTGAGCGAGCGGACAAGTCTTGGCCCTGTTtgttcagtcagtcagtcagtcagtgtgagaGAGTGCAGTTGAGCTGGCGCGCGGGACGGCGCGTGTCGCCAGCACCTCACACGGCGAGCAGTTGTTCAGAAAGTTGGGTGTTGGGCGTTAACTTCCAGCTTCTCTCCTGTGTTTAATATATGATGAATATATACACGTTGTAAAGCACgggaatatatttatttaactttaagCGCGTCTGGTCTGCCTCGAGCTCGGACTCCTCGCTCCGGCAGGGAACACCGCGTGCTagctgtaacacacactgacccGTGACCGTTACAGAGACACACGGTGGCGGAAGGCACGGGGGAGCGGGGTGCTGCCTCTGTCACCGCCTTCTTGTTCTTCTTACCGAGCAAAGTAGTTGGCGCTGCAGCATTGCCATTGTGAGTGACAAGTGACAAAGAAGACATCCGTGTCCCAGGcttctttcctcctcctgtttgtttttactcCTTGAGAAGGTCTAGGTGTCTTCAttatgaggtgtgtgtgtctatttctGCAGGTCTTAGGCAGGCAGTGTTAGAGACAAGGAAGGAAGGCAGCGGGCTGCTCCAGACACAAAAAGCCCCGTGGATGCCGGACGGCCGGACGGCCGGCGGGTGGGCCTGGCCTGGCCTGGCCTGGTTTGGTCTGGTCTGAGCTGCGCCGACACATAAAAGATGCTCATTTCCTGGGAACGCTGAGGAGCAGCACAAAGGATGTGTGACAGGCAGCTGCAGACTGCCCTCTCCCCTGCAGCCTTCCCCTGAGCCTCAGACAGAAAAGAATAGACCATCAATTTTAGGGGCATAGTGACAAGTCATTCTATACAGACAttctgctcttctcacacacccTCCACAGGGTATTTCATGTGATTGTGCACAAAGGAAAGCGTGCCCCACATTGTGGTATACCTGCACTTTACCCAACGTTTTATGTCTCGCTTATAAGTTACTTAGTGACTCAATTCTAGAATTTCCTGCAGTTTGTACTCTCCTGCTTTTGTGTTGCACTGTTTTGTAATGACTTTACAGCAgattttgtggtgttttttctTAAGTTATGATTGTTTAGTGTGTTGGTCTTCATTATAATCATTGCAGTCTTAAGTTCAGTTTCTGTACTTCTACAGTATTTCTTGCTTTCAAGCCATTGGATATGGGACAAAGGACCACATTCTCTAATTTTATATTACACCCCACCTGAAGTTCTGATATTAAGGCGTTAACCCCAAAGAAACAGATGTTTAAACATTAACAGAAGCACACGAAGTCTTATTTCAGCAGAGATAAGTGAGTGTACTTGTGATATAGTTGGCTGGTTTAACAATGCTGATTTTCCATTAGATATTCTGAGATTTCTTGTATTTTGTCAGTTTATCATACCTGAATCTAAATGGTAATTTATCAACAAATCTCATTGGTAGAGACCTTACTGTGACTGTCTTAAATGTGCCTTGTGTATATACATTTGAGATCCAAATCTCGTTCATTAGTGACTTCACACTTTTATGATTCAAGTTAGATTATGGTTTGGAGacttgaattaaaaatgaaaaactgagctGTGACTTCAGGCTGTGaatgtattcagttttattaatgaTTCTATTGGGTTTTGAAAGGTTTTCACATTGCGGTTGTTGGTCTTATTGTTAATCTAGTCTGTATGGAGAAGATGAGGACTATAGTGTAACAGTGGTAGGGTCGCTTTACCTTAAACTTATCTGTTGAACTGGGGGAAGGACATCAAGCATAAGTTTTTCTGCTGTATGGTTAGGTCATTGTGTTATATTTCAAGAATGATATAACAGCATTGCCTTGTTCAGTTCCGTCACCGTTGATCATTGATGTAGAAGAATGTGATGTGCCAGAGCGTGTCTGGTTCACAAGGAATATGAGAGTGGAAAGTGATGTACTCTTCTTTCTTCACCCATCACCCCACACAAAACTGCATTGTTTTCCATAATATCTGCTGTTGGTCAGACGTGGCCGCAGCCTGTGTCACCTTTTTGTATGCAGTGATGCATGAAGTTGAACATAATGTGCAGTCTTCTTTGCTTTCAGGTTTTGGTCCCTTTGGAGAACACACTATCAATGCCAGCTGGGTGGCAGTGCAGGTATGTACATCTACAGCAACTTTTGAACACACGGGAAAAACACTTTTCTGCTTCAGTACAttaacacatttcttcattgtCACACATGATGTACATAGATTCTTGAGTAGTGGGAGAAGTTGTACAGAGAAGGACTCTAAACAAACTTCTGCCATCATGGACAAGAACTTCACTTTTTGCTTGCCACCCTGGATAAAGAGAGGAGCACTGCCTGAAGTTAGGCTCTAAATCCAATCCTCTCTCTGTCAGGGTTGTATGGACTGCTTATTGCCAGAGTTCTGAGCtccatatacttttttttttttgcccacttTCATACCCATTATTCATCTCACTACTTGGGAGAAATGTTGAAAGAATGTGATTCTTGAAATTTGAGAACTATCCTTTTGAATATTTCAAGTTTTGGAAAGATTACTGTTAAGCTTACTAGTTCATATTGTAAAACTGAACACAGAAAAGGGCAAGCATGATGGTGGTTTTAAGGATGGtatgcaaatttttcttttgcatttatctGCTTTATGGTTTTGTAGAGTATTATGTCCTAAAGCACTTATACCACTGTCCCATTGTTCAAAACTGGAGCCTTTTTGTGAACTCCTTTTGTTCTGTCACTCATGTGTCCTTCATCAGGTTTGAAGAGGTACAGCATTGGCCAGACAAAAAGGCAATCGGAAGGTGAAGGGATAATAAAGATAAACTGTAGATTAAGATTTTGAATTCAGACTTGAGAATCAAGGAATACATGCAGATGAGTCACTTGTAGTCATTGCATGATGTGTCTTTCGAATGTCTGggtaagtttcttttttttttttttctccccccccccccccccccccctaaaaaaaaaagccacctcTTTAAATTCAGCACTGCACAGTCTctccaaacaaattttaaaaagcaacagcTGATGAGCACTCTGGTTTTGTACAGTACTGATGGTTCCCTCTTGTGGTCAGCAGCATGCTACTGTGTCCTTTGGGGTATATCCATGATTTCCTCAGGCCTTGGAAGAGCTTCCTCTTGTTTGCAGGGTTTgaatactgatttaaaaatggaTAGGTCAAGACAGTGACAGCATAACTCTGGTTGCACTGAAACCTCCACTATCACTGCCAGTAATGAAACGGGTGCTAATGACTCAAATGCTTATCCCAAAAACTCAGTGAACTATGTGCTTTCCAGGAGGTCCTCTTGGTCCTAATATGTGCCAGAACTAAGCTGGAATGTGTAATGGACTGAAGTTGCTGGGGTTTGTTTGAAACACCCACAGATGAGTGCTTTTGGATGCCATGCCAGATcctgtaactgtgtgtgtgcactggtTTTGGGGATAAAAACTGCTCTGTATAGCTGCAATGCAGAGTGTCAGGTGCTGGTATGAGggttgaaaaattacattttagtaAACTTCAGTGGTGAATGTCTAGACTGTAAATGACCTGTTTGAGAGGAGTCCTGATGAAGCACTTTCACCAAAGTTGTATATAGGACATGAAGACAAGCAATGGGAAGATGCATAGCTTACAAGGAAATGCATAGATGGCACTCCtgtatatataggtatataatttttcaacttagtgttaaggctctacgttttttttttcttctttctccattGTCGCAGAACCTTTTTAAAAtctattgctgctgtttttgtttttccagttggTGTGCCTTTTCCAAACTAGTGTTTATTATTCTGTAGCATGGGGAAGTCTAAGGGAATGTAACTGCTGTTAAAAGGCATGACCTGGTCAATGTAAGTAAATTAATGATGTTAGAGTAACACATTGTATTAGTGTTCTTGATTGAAATTAGTGAATTAAATTGATCAGCATAGGTTTGTGGGTACATTTTATCTGAGTAGTCTATaatcaggtttaaaaaaaaaaaaaaaaactgaaatatgctaTGTTAGATCCAATCAAACCTAGGATGGATAGTGTATGAAggtataaataatgataatggtGTAAGTTATTctcacaaacattttttaatcacttggtaggggttttttttttttaaaaaaaacctttgactAATGATAGCATGGTATGTAGGACAGAAGAAAGTGACAACTTGGGTTTAATGATATACTTTAAGAATGAAGCAAAAAGTGACTTTGTACTAAAGACTTGTTCATTTGTGATATTCAATCTGAGTCAACATGAcagtttgtgaatcatgtgaaGATGGGTTGGATGTGGTGTGCAGTTGGATGGGGGAGGGTTTGGAATCTTACTgagaaagtgggggggggggggcggggggcaacGGCTGTCAGGGTGTCTAGACAGACCTGATAAGGatattacacacaaacaaagggcTGCTTTGTGAAAGGGCTAGGCACTTGGTCAAACAGGcctcatttaaatatttatgggGTCTCATGTCCAAGACCCATGGTCCTACGCTGGTCTGTTGGAGTTGGGTTTTTAAGGGGTGTCTCTGGTTTGCTTTTGGATATAGGCTCCTCCCTTCATCCACTTTCTTGGAGGAACATCCCTATGGatgttatgaaaacatttttctgtgtgtttactTCTGTGTCTAAGATACTAAGCAGAAGtcctttttttaagattttagcAACAAGCATTCATAATTTTTGTTCTGTTAGCTGTGGTTAAAATGAGCTGCCTTAgcctctgtatttttctttacagaacAATTTAAGTACAGACATATTCcgaatccttttttttttttttttttaacttgtaagataaaatgaatttaaagctgacattttctgtttgtcgCTCCTATTTTTCTAGGAACTGAAGAAACTGGGCCTGGGCCATGATGTGGACCTGTATGTCTATGAGGTTCCTGTCGAGTACCAGACTGTCCAGAGTCTGGTGCCATCGCTATGGAATCAGTACCACCCACAAGTAAGGAAAtagaaaattttcaaaaaaaaaaaaaatcttacttaCAAACAATGAAGGTAGTCTGAAATTTAAGGCacaaatgttttgcaaaaacaaaatgtgatatCTGTTGAGGtttcttttttagaaaaatactaAAAGTGTGAACTTGTCTTCCATCACTATGGGGAAATAGCTTGTGGTCCATGTGGGACTCTCAGGAATGGCTACCACTGTGACCCTTGAGAAATGTGGGCACAACTACGGCTACAAGGGCCTCGACAACTGCAGCTTCTGCCCCGACTCTCAGTGCTGCATCGAAGGGGGGCCTGACTGCATTGATTCTGTCATCGACATGGACTCTGTCTGCAAAAGGGTCAGTGCCTCGGGGCTCGGAGTGGCTGTATCCGTGTCGAAAGATGCGGGCAGGTGAGTGCCTCTTAGCCTTGCAAGGAATTTTGAAGAAATAGTTGGACTATTCCTTTACGGGGTGGGTCTGCAGCTAAGTTTTCATTCGTGAAATATTTGGTAGTGGCAGTTTTGCAGTACTGTTTTAATACAACTGATTATGAAAAATAACTGGCCACTACTTTTAAATTAGTATATCAAATATTGACTAATCATTAAGGTGATCAGTTTGAAAGCAAGTTTTTAGTAAGTTGGGACTTAACTTCCTCCATTGCTATCTGCTGTCCCCTGACAGGTACTTGTGTGACTACACCTACTATACATCGCTGTACCTGAGTCAGGGACGATCAGCCTTCGTGCACGTGCCCCCTCTCGGAAAGCCCTACAGTGGGGAGGACCTGGGCCGTGCCCTGCAGGCCATTGTGCAGGCAATGCTGGACCTGCTGGCCCAGTCCGAGGATAAGATTCACTGTCAGCATGGACATTAAGTGATTCTTAGTCACGAACAGCAAAGTCCAGCCTCCAGCAAGTCCAGCACATGGCCTGTCACAAGGAATTTTACTTAAACACAACC contains these protein-coding regions:
- the pgpep1 gene encoding pyroglutamyl-peptidase 1 isoform X1, yielding MYSSFFTHHPTQNCIVFHNICCWSDVAAACVTFLYAVMHEVEHNVQSSLLSGFGPFGEHTINASWVAVQELKKLGLGHDVDLYVYEVPVEYQTVQSLVPSLWNQYHPQLVVHVGLSGMATTVTLEKCGHNYGYKGLDNCSFCPDSQCCIEGGPDCIDSVIDMDSVCKRVSASGLGVAVSVSKDAGRYLCDYTYYTSLYLSQGRSAFVHVPPLGKPYSGEDLGRALQAIVQAMLDLLAQSEDKIHCQHGH
- the pgpep1 gene encoding pyroglutamyl-peptidase 1 isoform X4, giving the protein MATTVTLEKCGHNYGYKGLDNCSFCPDSQCCIEGGPDCIDSVIDMDSVCKRVSASGLGVAVSVSKDAGRYLCDYTYYTSLYLSQGRSAFVHVPPLGKPYSGEDLGRALQAIVQAMLDLLAQSEDKIHCQHGH
- the pgpep1 gene encoding pyroglutamyl-peptidase 1 isoform X2 translates to MDNNTKRTVVVTGFGPFGEHTINASWVAVQELKKLGLGHDVDLYVYEVPVEYQTVQSLVPSLWNQYHPQLVVHVGLSGMATTVTLEKCGHNYGYKGLDNCSFCPDSQCCIEGGPDCIDSVIDMDSVCKRVSASGLGVAVSVSKDAGRYLCDYTYYTSLYLSQGRSAFVHVPPLGKPYSGEDLGRALQAIVQAMLDLLAQSEDKIHCQHGH
- the pgpep1 gene encoding pyroglutamyl-peptidase 1 isoform X3, yielding MMCLSNVWELKKLGLGHDVDLYVYEVPVEYQTVQSLVPSLWNQYHPQLVVHVGLSGMATTVTLEKCGHNYGYKGLDNCSFCPDSQCCIEGGPDCIDSVIDMDSVCKRVSASGLGVAVSVSKDAGRYLCDYTYYTSLYLSQGRSAFVHVPPLGKPYSGEDLGRALQAIVQAMLDLLAQSEDKIHCQHGH